A genomic segment from Polyangium mundeleinium encodes:
- a CDS encoding type II toxin-antitoxin system RelE/ParE family toxin yields MRVELHSEARNDLRAAALWYDEQHPGLGDEFVGAVARVIERIGAAPASFPIWPGTEGGPSIIRRALVDRFPYAVGFEVHPEHVLVLAIPHTRRRPLEWLRYAF; encoded by the coding sequence GTGCGCGTCGAGCTGCATTCTGAAGCACGGAACGATCTACGCGCAGCGGCGCTCTGGTACGACGAGCAGCACCCGGGGCTCGGCGACGAATTCGTCGGCGCCGTCGCGCGGGTGATCGAACGAATCGGAGCCGCCCCCGCGTCCTTTCCGATCTGGCCCGGCACGGAAGGCGGTCCCTCGATCATTCGCAGAGCCCTCGTCGATCGCTTTCCTTACGCGGTCGGGTTCGAGGTTCACCCCGAGCACGTGCTCGTCCTCGCCATCCCCCACACACGGCGACGCCCCCTGGAGTGGCTCAGGTACGCGTTCTGA
- a CDS encoding Maf family protein has protein sequence MIDETHPLLLGSASPRRREILATLGLPLRVVSLDVDERLRPGEGPRPYLERIVADKLAAATPHAVAVGAVLVADTSVILGETALGKPADDAEARAMLTALAGREHEVWTRFAIASGADPMRAVHAETVRTRVFFRALDADEIKAYAATGEGLDKAGAYAIQGIGSFAVERIEGSYSNVVGLPACEVIVALRGAGLLGRFPRPPIA, from the coding sequence ATGATCGACGAAACGCACCCCTTGCTGCTGGGCTCGGCGTCGCCGCGGCGCCGCGAGATCCTGGCGACGCTCGGCCTGCCCTTGCGGGTCGTCTCCCTCGACGTCGACGAGCGCCTGCGGCCGGGGGAGGGGCCGCGGCCTTACCTCGAGCGGATCGTGGCGGACAAGCTCGCCGCCGCGACGCCACACGCCGTGGCCGTCGGCGCGGTGCTCGTGGCCGACACGTCGGTGATCCTCGGCGAGACCGCGCTCGGCAAGCCCGCGGACGATGCGGAAGCGCGGGCCATGCTCACGGCCCTCGCGGGGCGCGAGCATGAGGTCTGGACCCGCTTCGCCATCGCCTCCGGCGCGGATCCCATGCGGGCTGTCCACGCGGAGACCGTGCGCACGCGTGTCTTCTTCCGCGCGCTCGACGCGGACGAGATCAAGGCCTACGCCGCGACCGGCGAGGGCCTCGACAAGGCGGGCGCGTACGCGATCCAGGGCATCGGGAGTTTTGCCGTGGAGCGCATCGAAGGTTCGTACTCCAACGTCGTGGGACTGCCTGCGTGCGAGGTGATCGTCGCCTTGCGCGGCGCGGGCCTGCTCGGGCGTTTCCCGCGCCCCCCGATCGCGTGA
- a CDS encoding PPC domain-containing DNA-binding protein — protein sequence MNVVESRGIRHLVIRAENGEEVPRGLARALEEASARAGRLSGTGVLDSVELASVDAEGARVTRRIEAPVMAVSITGNIAQEGAAVSVRLYATLVQESPFGLQTVAGEIVSARALSLEIFATALDDVALVRQGDDRSFTAAASAQPQAQPQPQAQPQAQPQAQPQPQPQPQPQATSPAPVPARTAAPAPRITHPESPRAPSPFPATAPAAPTDLPTAPTPLTRPTQHRDDVEIYPDTGDLVNHFHFGECEIISSDGERIRLRQEKDSRVREVALGMLKIEAPTTDPATGKRHFRLSRKH from the coding sequence ATGAACGTCGTCGAATCGAGGGGGATTCGCCATCTGGTCATCAGGGCCGAGAATGGCGAGGAAGTACCGCGCGGGCTGGCCCGCGCGCTCGAAGAGGCGTCTGCCAGGGCTGGCCGACTATCGGGAACGGGCGTGCTCGACAGCGTCGAGCTCGCGAGCGTCGACGCGGAAGGCGCGCGCGTGACGCGGCGGATCGAAGCGCCGGTGATGGCTGTCTCGATCACGGGCAACATCGCGCAGGAGGGCGCGGCCGTGAGCGTGCGGCTCTATGCCACGCTCGTGCAGGAGAGCCCGTTCGGCCTCCAGACGGTCGCCGGTGAGATCGTCTCGGCGCGCGCGCTCTCGCTCGAGATCTTCGCGACCGCGCTCGACGACGTCGCGCTCGTGCGGCAGGGCGACGATCGCTCCTTCACCGCGGCCGCCTCGGCGCAACCGCAGGCGCAACCGCAACCGCAGGCGCAACCGCAGGCGCAACCGCAGGCGCAACCGCAACCGCAACCGCAACCGCAACCGCAGGCGACTTCCCCTGCCCCTGTTCCTGCGCGCACCGCGGCGCCCGCCCCGCGCATCACGCACCCGGAGTCGCCGCGCGCGCCCTCCCCGTTCCCTGCGACCGCGCCGGCCGCGCCGACCGATCTCCCGACGGCGCCGACGCCGCTCACGCGGCCGACGCAGCACCGCGATGACGTCGAGATCTACCCGGACACGGGGGACCTCGTGAACCACTTCCACTTCGGCGAGTGCGAGATCATCAGCTCCGACGGCGAGCGCATCCGGCTGCGGCAGGAGAAGGACAGTCGCGTGCGCGAGGTCGCGCTCGGCATGCTCAAGATCGAGGCGCCGACGACCGATCCCGCCACGGGCAAGCGCCACTTCCGCCTGTCCCGCAAGCACTGA
- a CDS encoding OmpA family protein: MTFLPAQKPHRLRLFGSLLAAASTLLLVPEEAHAQCDPKAERSGCINADNLWVHAGAGPFLSLGAPLLAPSGKASFGLALSYLSRPIGLRVASADPDGTIVPVIDNAVNATFLWSLGVHDRLEITAALPITFYQDGTGLGVATASDEELPRSSMRDVRFGFAASILPRPRAGSADGASVVGRFELAVPAGDAQAFASGRTITWFPSIVASYRRGRFEAGVEASARVRGEARLANARIGSQLGGSLGASFDILQDGWLTAAGEAFVLYNFAAQNPPARTVEEPVSPAFVPAEWILSATTAPILGGDMSFTISGGGPIPFSSEAAVTTPRFRFGLAARYAPTGRDVDGDGVLDRDDKCVKVAEDRDGFQDGDGCPDPDNDNDRIPDTQDRCRDAAETVDGFKDDDGCPDPDDDEDGVLDEVDACRNEAEDKDGFEDDDGCPDPDNDGDGLLDKVDRCPNGAEDKDGFKDDDGCPDPDNDLDQVLDAADQCPDAREDLDGFQDDDGCPEIDNDEDGIADKADKCPLQAETIDGKDDADGCPEAGAKSLVRWSGDRIVAETPARFTPGKADVAKPMEEMLRQMAQLAAGRAPIATIVIEGYADRTGDESPKALGLAEKRAIAVKDALVAAGLPADRITAATGDPGEKRAANVPQFEITVQRDKRGKRR, translated from the coding sequence ATGACATTCCTTCCTGCCCAGAAGCCCCACCGCCTTCGCTTGTTCGGCTCGCTGCTCGCGGCCGCCTCCACGCTTTTGCTCGTGCCCGAGGAAGCCCACGCGCAGTGTGATCCGAAGGCCGAGCGGAGCGGCTGCATCAACGCCGACAACCTCTGGGTGCACGCCGGCGCAGGGCCGTTCCTCTCGCTCGGCGCGCCCCTCCTCGCGCCCTCCGGCAAGGCCTCGTTCGGGCTCGCGCTGAGCTACCTGTCGCGGCCGATCGGGCTGCGCGTCGCGTCGGCGGATCCCGATGGGACCATCGTCCCCGTCATCGACAACGCCGTGAACGCGACCTTCCTGTGGTCGCTCGGCGTGCACGATCGGCTCGAGATCACGGCCGCATTGCCGATCACGTTCTACCAAGACGGCACCGGCCTCGGCGTGGCGACGGCGAGCGACGAGGAGCTGCCGCGGAGCTCGATGCGCGATGTGCGCTTCGGCTTCGCCGCCTCGATCCTGCCTCGGCCTCGCGCAGGCAGCGCCGACGGCGCGAGCGTCGTCGGTCGCTTCGAGCTCGCCGTGCCCGCGGGCGACGCCCAGGCGTTCGCGAGCGGCCGGACGATCACGTGGTTCCCTTCGATCGTCGCGTCCTACCGCCGCGGCCGCTTCGAGGCCGGCGTCGAGGCGAGCGCGCGCGTCCGCGGCGAGGCGCGCCTGGCGAACGCGCGCATCGGCTCGCAGCTCGGCGGCTCGCTCGGCGCGTCGTTCGACATCCTGCAAGACGGCTGGCTCACCGCGGCCGGCGAGGCGTTCGTCTTGTACAACTTCGCCGCGCAGAACCCGCCCGCGCGCACGGTCGAAGAGCCCGTGAGCCCCGCGTTCGTGCCCGCGGAGTGGATCCTCTCGGCGACGACGGCGCCGATCCTCGGCGGCGACATGTCCTTCACGATCTCCGGCGGCGGCCCGATCCCCTTCTCGTCCGAGGCCGCGGTGACGACGCCGCGCTTCCGCTTCGGCCTCGCCGCGCGCTACGCGCCCACGGGCCGCGACGTCGACGGCGACGGCGTGCTCGACCGCGACGACAAGTGCGTGAAGGTCGCCGAGGATCGTGACGGCTTCCAGGACGGCGACGGCTGCCCCGATCCCGACAACGACAACGATCGCATCCCCGACACGCAGGACCGGTGCCGCGACGCGGCCGAGACCGTCGACGGCTTCAAGGACGACGACGGCTGCCCCGATCCCGACGACGACGAGGACGGCGTGCTCGACGAGGTCGACGCGTGCCGCAACGAGGCCGAGGACAAGGACGGCTTCGAGGACGACGACGGCTGCCCCGATCCCGACAACGACGGAGACGGGCTGCTCGACAAGGTCGATCGTTGCCCGAACGGCGCCGAGGACAAGGACGGCTTCAAGGACGACGACGGCTGCCCCGATCCCGACAACGATCTCGATCAGGTCCTCGACGCGGCCGATCAGTGCCCCGACGCGCGCGAGGATCTCGACGGCTTCCAGGACGACGACGGTTGCCCCGAGATCGACAACGACGAGGACGGCATCGCCGACAAGGCGGACAAGTGCCCGCTCCAGGCCGAGACGATCGACGGCAAGGACGACGCAGACGGCTGCCCCGAGGCGGGCGCGAAGTCGCTCGTGCGCTGGTCGGGCGATCGCATCGTCGCGGAGACGCCGGCGCGGTTCACCCCGGGCAAGGCAGACGTGGCCAAGCCGATGGAGGAGATGCTGCGGCAGATGGCGCAGCTCGCCGCGGGCCGCGCTCCGATCGCCACGATCGTCATCGAGGGGTATGCCGACCGCACCGGCGACGAGTCGCCGAAGGCCCTCGGGCTCGCCGAGAAGCGCGCGATCGCGGTGAAGGACGCGCTCGTGGCCGCCGGTCTGCCGGCGGATCGCATCACGGCGGCGACGGGGGATCCGGGGGAAAAGCGCGCTGCAAACGTGCCGCAGTTCGAGATCACGGTGCAGCGGGACAAACGAGGAAAGCGTAGATGA